TATCTGCAAGACCAGTATTACAATTGCAATAGCCTTTCCAGCATTTCCAAATGCAGATGTAAGCGAATAAACCACTATCATGGCGCATAAGCCAATATATAACGTGGTTAATGTAAATAGCAGCGCAGAAGACATCTGCACGTGCAAGAGAATTGATCCCACTGCAACCAGTAATGCCTGTAATATGCTAATAATTAAAAATAGGCCCATTCTGCCGATATAAACACTTTCAGCCGTATACTTTTTTGTACCTTTTTTTATCCTCATTGTAATCATTGCAATTGCTATAATACAGCCTATCCATAAAGAAATAGGTATATAAAATGGGGCAAGTGCAGAACCATAAGTATCTACTTGATATATGCGTGTTTTTTCTAGTTCTACAGGACTTTCAAAGTAATTTTGCACATCATCCTGGTTCATATCTGAAAATGATATTAATTCGTCAATATCTCCCTCATTTATTGAATTAAGTTTTAAAGCAGCTATTTGAATTGCACTTCGAATTGTAGGCCATTTAGAGTTTACCAAGCTTAATTTCTTGGAAGCTTCAGTAATTTTTTGGTTAATATTTTCTTTATTATTTGCTAAGAGGTTAACTGAATTATCCATCTGATCAATTGAACTTTTTAGAGTTGCTAATTTACCTTGTGGATTATCACCATCTTTTATAGCTTCTTCTACCTCTTTTAATATTCCCTGTACTTTAGTAACTTTTGCAATATTTCCTTCAATCTGTGCAATTACTGGCTTTAAATTCTGATCTCCAGTAGCATTGTATAAAGCAGTTAGAGACGCATCAGCAGTTTTTAAAGATAAGAACATGTTATTAACTGTTATTTCCATATTTTGAACTGTTGATAACGCCTCCTGTGGATTAGTCTTTATTTGAGTGTACAATGAATCATATGATTTTCTAATACTATTAGATTCTTTTTGAGCTTCTGGGAGTTCTGCACTGATTTTTGGCCATATACTATTTACAGTAGCCATATCTAAATTTAATTCAGTTATAGTTGCATCTATACTTCCTAAATTACTATTTAATTCGTTTACAAATGATTTTGTTTTAAGAAGGTCTGCTTTGTTATTCGCGATTAATTGACCTAAATTACTGAGTTTGCCGAAAATAATTCCATCAATGGTTTTAACTACCTCATTGTTAATCTTTGTCTGAACTGCATCTGCTCCAGCACCTGTAAGTCTTGGAGCAACTGGATTCAGTTTATCATTAACAATATATTCTATTTTGGCCTGATGAGGAGTCGATGTTTCAATGGACAATAATTGTTCGCTGAAATTACCTGGAATTAGCAAAGCTGCATAATAATCTCCATTTTTAACTCCATTTAATGCAGTTTTCTTATCAACAAATTGCCAGTTAAAATTTGTATTGTTTTTAAGTTCATCAACTAAAGTATTTCCAACAGTATATTCTGTTCCATTATAATTATAGCCTGAATCTTCATTAACCACTGCAACTTTAATATTATCAGTTTGGGCATATGGGTCCCATGTTGCTTCAATATTGAGCAACGCATAAAGTGAGGGTATTAGAATAATTACTAAAAGAACTATTAAAACTGCAGGATTACTTATTATGGCTTTAATATCGCTTTTAAATATTTCTCTTGCGCCTTTTATCATTTAATCCTTCCTTATAAGTTAATTTGAATTTTTATAATTTTGAATATGGTAGTTATGTACATGACTACCGATTAGGAAGATATATAGTATCAACCAAATATATAAATTTAACTACCAGTAGTTACTTTAAAAACTACCGGGTTAAAAAAGTATAAAAAATACGTAAAAATGCTTTTATTTAAAAATAAAGTTAAAAAATTATTTTTTATATTATTCTAGCTGAATTTCAGGAGTATGTTCCCATACTGCACCAAATAATAGATTTATAAGGTTTATAAGGTATGGATTTTTAGATGTAATGCCCGATTTTGTCTTTCCGGGGTAAGGAGGTACATACATAAATTCTTCATCATCAATTAGTATAAATATAAATTTAGAATACTGTTCAGGAGGTAAAGGAAGATTAATCAAGTATTTAGAAAGATCACCGAAATTAGAAACATCTATTCCATATCCATCATGTACTGTTAAATTATTTAATCCATATCGTTTAGCAATACTCGTATCTTTTCCAAAAGTCAATAATTCTATTTCTAAATCCTTATAGGTTGCAAAAGAGAGAAAATCAAGGTAATCATCAGTAAGAATAAGTTTCATAGAGCTATGAGCTTTACCTATTAACTCTTCCATGCTATTTTCCACGTTATTTTCACCAAAAAGAGTCCATATAATTTCATCACTTTCCATTTCCATATTACTCTTTTCAAGCTGCTCCAGTTCAAGAAGTGCATTTTTCTCTGCATTTTTATGGACCTCTGCAAGATTTTTAAGGGCTATTTTAGGAGGAATAGCCTTATAAATCGCAGGCTTTGAACTAACCCTCATGACCAGACCCTTATCCATTAAACCTTTTAAACTCATGTATACGCTGGGTTTAGGCACATTAAGATATTCATAAACCCTTTTAACCTCTGCTCGCTCAAATAAAACTAATGCAGAGTACACCTTAGCTTCATACTCAGTAAGCCCCATTGTCTTAAGGGATTCTATAAGGTCAGTTGATATTTCATTCATGTCAAAAAATCCTTAGTAGTTTTATTTAAAACTAATATGTAGAACCAAGAAGATATAAATTTAGCTCTTGAAATTCTACAAATTTTTAAATGAATATTTGCTTAAATTTCTGAATAATAAATATTAAATAAGTATTTAAAATTATGGAGAAATTTAAATGATCAAACTACTAATCGCCGGAATAACCCTCGGCCTCTACGCCGGCTTCTCACCAGGCCCTCTTCTCGTCCTTGTAATCTCACAAACACTAAAACACGGCTACAGAGAAGGAGTAAAAGTAGCATTCGCCCCCATAATCACCGATCTACCAACCATATTAATAACTGTACTGTTTTTATCATTAATCTCAAGTTACACTTCAATTTTAGGAGTTATTTCCATTACAGGCGGAGTATATCTTGGCTATCTGGCTTATGAAAGCTTTAAAACAAGAGGTTTAACTGAAAACGTTGCCGTTGAAAACCCCAATTCCCTTATAAAGGGCGTAACCGCCAATTTACTGAACCCGTCCCCTTATTTATTCTGGATCACTATCGGAGGCCCTATCATAATTAATACTTATAATAAAAGTGTTTTATCTCCAATTTTGTTTATAATTAGTTTTTATGCTCTTTTAGTGAGTTCAAAAATAGTTCTGGCTTATGCCGCCGGGAAATCAAGAGATTTCATAAAGGGCATGACTTATATTTGGATAATGCGAGTTCTTGGGGTTGTTCTTGTGATATTTGCATTTTATTTCCTAAATCAGGGTATTCAACTCTTACTGGGATAAAATATTGAATTATAATAATTAAAAATAAGTCAAAAAAGTTTTAGATGTGAATATTGAAGGTTAAGGCAATTCTAATCGCCTCCTCCTCCGTCATCACCTCCATCGAATCCATCCCCATCAAATAAATCCCATAATCCGCCTTCAGAGCCTCCATCGAATCCTTCATCAGAAAATCCGTCAAATCCAGAGTCGCCGGCATCTATTGAATCAAATACATCGAATATATCAAAATCTGAAAATATGTCACCAATGTTATCGATGTCGACATTTTCTGAGCCAGATATAAATGCAGAATACCATAAACATTCAAAAAAATCGTCCAGATCAGGAATTTTTTTATGTGATTTTTTATGTGAAAACAATGCCCCAATCCTTTTATGATTATTCTTAAACCAGTTAAAGTTGCGTTTATCTGTTAAAAATATATTTGAACCGCCGATTAACAGATACGTTTTTGCTTTTTCCGGATCTGTTTCTATCCAGTTTTCCAGATTTTTCCCATAACTTTTTAATTGTTTAATTATTTTCTGCGATTCTAATCCTTTATCGCTTAATGTACATTTTTTTCGTAAAAAACTCTTTTTTATGGTAAAAAACCCGTCTGAATACAATGGTTTGAGCAGTCTTTTATTCACATAATCATACCGAACTGCATTACGATAAACTCGCCCTTGAAGCGTTTGAAATCTCTTTTTATCCGTTATAGGAGGTAAATATTTTTTGAATACTTCTTCATGAGGTTTAAGAGGCATGTTGAAGTTTTTTCCCTCTTCCAGGTAAATTTTCTTAACTTTTTTGTTACCTTCCTCAATTTCCTGAACCTCTAATTTAAAAACATCTTTAAAAATAAGGTCCATTAAAGTCACTTTCAATAGTTCTTTTAGTGAATTCTTGCGCCCATATTTTTTATGATCCAAAATCATGAGTGATTCTGCAGGAGTTAAATCCAGTGAAACTTTTTTAGCTGGATTATTTCCAGAAATATTTGCCTTTAAATCAGGTATTTTTTTATCCTGAACTTTTGAACCTAATTTCCATGATTTAGGCGTTTCTAAACGGGACCCGCAATTTTCGCAAAAATTTGCAATCTCAACATTCTCTTTACCGCATTCTGGACAAAAATTGGAGAGATGTTTTAATCTTTCTCCGCATACTTCACAGAAATTTGAATTTTCTTTATTACCTGTTCCACATTGAGGACATCTGATCAATTCCTTCACACCCCGATTTTGGATTAAATCCTATATTTTTTCCTCAAATTTCTCTATAAACTATCAATATTTATTAGTTTTGTTTCTCTGGAAATTATCATAATCACTATATCATGATTGTGGGTGTTGGTATAACTGAAATTTAAAACAAATCTTTAAATATGATTTCACATATAGTTATTTCGATACTTATCGAATCGTGAAATTCAGGTGCATTCAATGGATACAAAAAAAATGGCAAAAGTTTTCAAAGCGCTTTCAAATCCCAATAGGTTAGAACTATACCTGCAAATTGTTAAAGCACATGAAACCTGTTATGAGGCAAACTGCGGATGTTTTATCAGTGATATCGCTAAATCCTTAAATATTGGAGCCCCCACCATCTCTCATCACCTTAAAGAACTGGCAAATGCTGAATTAATCTTTACTGAAAGAAAAGGCAAATTCGTCGTTGCAAGAGTTAATGAAGAAATGGTTAATGAAGTTAATGAACTTTTAAAGCTGCATCAAAGTGAATAATATTTTTTAAATATACAATTCGAAAGTTGTCAAATTAATAAATCCCTCAAACGCGCAGCGTTTGGGGCGCCGAAAATCTCTCAAAAATTCTACGAATTTTTGGAGCACGAAAAACTTTTTTTTTCGTAAGCATTGATTTTCGAGCGTATGAATGAAGAGGAAGTAAAATGAAAACTGCGATAATTTACAAGTCCGTACACCGCGGTAACACTAAAAAAATTGCTGAAGCTATTGCAAAGCCCCTTAATGCTGATCTATTTGATTTAAAAGACTTTAGCAAGGACATTATTAAAAAATATGATTTAATTGGATTCGGTTCTGGAATATATTACTACCGACCTCATAAAAAGCTAAGAAAGTTTGTTGAAGAGTTAGATAATGTGGAAGACAAAAAAGCCTTTGTATTTTCAACCAGTGGCGATGGAAGATCCATGGGATGGTTAGAAAAGAAATTATCAAGTAAAGGTTTCAATGTCTTAGATGAATTTTATTGTAAAGGCTTTGATACATTTGGACCTTATAAGCTTGTGGGAGGGATGAATAAAGGAAAACCAGATGAAAAGGACCTTAAAAATGCAATGAAATTTGCAGATAATTTGAAAAT
This DNA window, taken from Methanobacterium sp., encodes the following:
- a CDS encoding YhgE/Pip domain-containing protein yields the protein MIKGAREIFKSDIKAIISNPAVLIVLLVIILIPSLYALLNIEATWDPYAQTDNIKVAVVNEDSGYNYNGTEYTVGNTLVDELKNNTNFNWQFVDKKTALNGVKNGDYYAALLIPGNFSEQLLSIETSTPHQAKIEYIVNDKLNPVAPRLTGAGADAVQTKINNEVVKTIDGIIFGKLSNLGQLIANNKADLLKTKSFVNELNSNLGSIDATITELNLDMATVNSIWPKISAELPEAQKESNSIRKSYDSLYTQIKTNPQEALSTVQNMEITVNNMFLSLKTADASLTALYNATGDQNLKPVIAQIEGNIAKVTKVQGILKEVEEAIKDGDNPQGKLATLKSSIDQMDNSVNLLANNKENINQKITEASKKLSLVNSKWPTIRSAIQIAALKLNSINEGDIDELISFSDMNQDDVQNYFESPVELEKTRIYQVDTYGSALAPFYIPISLWIGCIIAIAMITMRIKKGTKKYTAESVYIGRMGLFLIISILQALLVAVGSILLHVQMSSALLFTLTTLYIGLCAMIVVYSLTSAFGNAGKAIAIVILVLQITATGGIFPVEILPSFFQSIHPYLPLTYAVGALREVVAGVIWYNYWYNIIILALFPIAAFFLTLLIKEKVDKRAMWMEGKLKDSGLF
- a CDS encoding helix-turn-helix domain-containing protein, translated to MNEISTDLIESLKTMGLTEYEAKVYSALVLFERAEVKRVYEYLNVPKPSVYMSLKGLMDKGLVMRVSSKPAIYKAIPPKIALKNLAEVHKNAEKNALLELEQLEKSNMEMESDEIIWTLFGENNVENSMEELIGKAHSSMKLILTDDYLDFLSFATYKDLEIELLTFGKDTSIAKRYGLNNLTVHDGYGIDVSNFGDLSKYLINLPLPPEQYSKFIFILIDDEEFMYVPPYPGKTKSGITSKNPYLINLINLLFGAVWEHTPEIQLE
- a CDS encoding LysE family translocator: MIKLLIAGITLGLYAGFSPGPLLVLVISQTLKHGYREGVKVAFAPIITDLPTILITVLFLSLISSYTSILGVISITGGVYLGYLAYESFKTRGLTENVAVENPNSLIKGVTANLLNPSPYLFWITIGGPIIINTYNKSVLSPILFIISFYALLVSSKIVLAYAAGKSRDFIKGMTYIWIMRVLGVVLVIFAFYFLNQGIQLLLG
- a CDS encoding zinc-ribbon domain-containing protein — protein: MIRCPQCGTGNKENSNFCEVCGERLKHLSNFCPECGKENVEIANFCENCGSRLETPKSWKLGSKVQDKKIPDLKANISGNNPAKKVSLDLTPAESLMILDHKKYGRKNSLKELLKVTLMDLIFKDVFKLEVQEIEEGNKKVKKIYLEEGKNFNMPLKPHEEVFKKYLPPITDKKRFQTLQGRVYRNAVRYDYVNKRLLKPLYSDGFFTIKKSFLRKKCTLSDKGLESQKIIKQLKSYGKNLENWIETDPEKAKTYLLIGGSNIFLTDKRNFNWFKNNHKRIGALFSHKKSHKKIPDLDDFFECLWYSAFISGSENVDIDNIGDIFSDFDIFDVFDSIDAGDSGFDGFSDEGFDGGSEGGLWDLFDGDGFDGGDDGGGGD
- a CDS encoding metalloregulator ArsR/SmtB family transcription factor gives rise to the protein MDTKKMAKVFKALSNPNRLELYLQIVKAHETCYEANCGCFISDIAKSLNIGAPTISHHLKELANAELIFTERKGKFVVARVNEEMVNEVNELLKLHQSE
- a CDS encoding flavodoxin family protein; its protein translation is MKTAIIYKSVHRGNTKKIAEAIAKPLNADLFDLKDFSKDIIKKYDLIGFGSGIYYYRPHKKLRKFVEELDNVEDKKAFVFSTSGDGRSMGWLEKKLSSKGFNVLDEFYCKGFDTFGPYKLVGGMNKGKPDEKDLKNAMKFADNLKI